A genomic region of Noviherbaspirillum sp. L7-7A contains the following coding sequences:
- the metG gene encoding methionine--tRNA ligase, translating to MSQPQPRKLFVTTALPYANGAFHIGHIMEYIQADIWVRFQRMQGNEVNFVGADDAHGAPIMIAAEKAGVTPQEFVARIAAGRKQYLDGFHIAFDNWHSTDGPENHQLSQDIYRRLRDDAKLISMKTVEQFFDPVKSMFLPDRYIKGECPKCHAKDQYGDSCEVCGAVYAATELINPYSTLTGATPVMKTSEHYFFRLSDPKCRDFLREWALDDKRLQPEVANKAREWLEGDDGLGDWDISRDAPYFGIEIPDAPGKYFYVWLDAPIGYLASLKNYFARTGRDYDAFMADPATEQYHFIGKDITYFHTLFWPAMLHFAGLKVPNNVFVHGFITVSGEKMSKSRGTGISPLRYLEVGMNPEWLRYYIAAKLSAKVEDVDFNPEDFIARVNSDLIGKYVNIASRAAGFITKRFEGRLSSDWASAADPFLARLREAGASIQALYEGREYGKALRAVMDEADAVNAYVDANKPWELAKNPENGALLQEVCSRLIEAFRILTIYLKPVLPALAQQVETLLNVGPLQWPDVRTPLPTGHRINTYSHLMTRVEPKMLDALFDAPAAPATPAADEAPAAAGIEPLAPEIRIDDFAKIDLRIALIVDCAAVDGSDKLLRLTLDVGEGRMRNVFSGIKSSYDPSQLVGKLTVLVANLAPRKMKFGVSEGMVLAASAADEKADSGIYILTPWPGARPGMRIR from the coding sequence ATGAGCCAGCCACAGCCGCGCAAGCTATTCGTCACGACCGCCCTGCCCTACGCCAACGGCGCATTCCATATCGGCCACATCATGGAGTACATCCAGGCCGACATCTGGGTACGCTTCCAGCGCATGCAGGGCAACGAAGTCAACTTCGTCGGCGCCGACGATGCGCATGGCGCGCCCATCATGATCGCCGCCGAAAAGGCGGGCGTGACGCCGCAGGAATTCGTCGCCCGCATCGCCGCCGGCCGCAAGCAGTACCTGGATGGCTTCCATATCGCCTTCGACAACTGGCATTCCACCGATGGCCCGGAAAACCACCAGCTGTCGCAGGACATCTACCGCCGGCTGCGCGACGACGCCAAGCTGATTTCAATGAAGACCGTCGAGCAGTTCTTCGACCCGGTCAAGAGCATGTTCCTGCCCGACCGCTACATCAAGGGCGAGTGCCCGAAGTGCCATGCCAAGGACCAGTACGGCGATTCCTGCGAGGTCTGCGGCGCGGTCTATGCAGCCACCGAGCTGATCAACCCGTATTCCACCCTGACCGGCGCCACGCCGGTGATGAAGACGTCCGAACACTATTTCTTCCGCCTGTCCGACCCGAAGTGCCGCGACTTCCTGCGCGAATGGGCGCTGGACGACAAGCGCCTGCAGCCGGAAGTGGCCAACAAGGCGCGCGAATGGCTGGAAGGCGACGACGGCCTGGGCGACTGGGACATCAGCCGCGACGCGCCCTACTTCGGCATCGAGATTCCGGACGCGCCGGGCAAGTATTTCTATGTCTGGCTGGATGCGCCGATCGGCTACCTGGCCTCGCTGAAGAACTACTTCGCCAGGACCGGCCGCGACTACGATGCCTTCATGGCCGACCCGGCCACCGAGCAATATCACTTCATCGGCAAGGACATCACCTATTTCCACACCCTGTTCTGGCCGGCGATGCTGCATTTCGCCGGCCTGAAGGTGCCCAACAATGTGTTCGTGCATGGCTTCATCACGGTCAGCGGCGAGAAAATGTCGAAGTCGCGCGGCACCGGCATCTCGCCGCTGCGCTACCTGGAAGTCGGCATGAACCCGGAATGGCTGCGCTACTACATCGCAGCCAAGCTGTCGGCCAAGGTGGAGGATGTGGACTTCAACCCGGAAGACTTCATCGCCCGCGTCAACAGCGACCTGATCGGCAAGTACGTCAACATCGCCAGCCGCGCCGCCGGCTTCATCACCAAGCGCTTCGAGGGCCGTCTGAGTTCCGACTGGGCCAGTGCGGCCGACCCCTTCCTGGCGCGCCTGCGCGAGGCCGGCGCATCGATCCAGGCGCTGTATGAAGGCCGGGAATACGGCAAGGCGCTGCGCGCCGTGATGGACGAAGCCGACGCGGTGAATGCCTATGTCGACGCCAACAAGCCCTGGGAACTGGCGAAGAATCCGGAAAACGGTGCGCTCCTGCAGGAAGTCTGCAGCCGCCTGATCGAGGCCTTCCGCATCCTGACGATCTACCTGAAGCCGGTGCTGCCGGCGCTGGCGCAGCAGGTGGAAACCCTGCTCAATGTCGGGCCTCTGCAATGGCCCGACGTCCGCACGCCGCTGCCGACCGGCCACCGGATCAACACCTATTCCCACCTGATGACCAGGGTGGAGCCCAAGATGCTGGATGCGCTGTTCGATGCGCCCGCCGCACCCGCCACACCGGCGGCCGACGAAGCGCCGGCGGCTGCCGGCATCGAACCGCTGGCGCCCGAAATCAGGATCGACGACTTCGCAAAGATTGATCTGCGCATTGCGCTGATCGTCGATTGCGCCGCCGTGGACGGCTCCGACAAGCTGCTGCGCCTGACGCTGGATGTCGGCGAAGGCCGCATGCGCAACGTGTTCTCGGGCATCAAGTCGTCCTACGATCCGTCGCAGCTGGTTGGCAAGCTGACGGTGCTGGTGGCCAACCTGGCGCCGCGCAAGATGAAGTTCGGCGTGTCCGAAGGCATGGTGCTGGCGGCATCGGCGGCCGACGAGAAAGCCGATTCCGGCATCTACATCCTCACCCCGTGGCCGGGCGCCAGGCCCGGCATGCGCATCCGCTGA
- a CDS encoding DUF3460 family protein, whose protein sequence is MKLSKQQQGYQSELTQFLSTLKQQNPNLEASQREGRARLWDQPALDLDTQDRVNASRVRQKPYVYQNT, encoded by the coding sequence ATGAAACTCAGCAAGCAGCAGCAAGGCTATCAATCCGAACTGACCCAGTTCCTGTCCACCCTCAAGCAGCAGAACCCCAATCTGGAAGCGTCGCAGCGCGAAGGCCGCGCCCGCCTGTGGGACCAGCCGGCCCTGGACCTCGATACGCAGGACCGCGTGAACGCGTCCCGCGTGCGCCAGAAGCCCTACGTCTATCAGAACACCTGA
- the bamE gene encoding outer membrane protein assembly factor BamE: MKTLLAGLLALACLLPLGGCDREGGPIQEFGLDKLAKGISTESDVRGVMGQPDTVWEEESGARTLEYPKGPEGSRTWMFEIDRSGKLVDYRQVLTEETFGKIKPGMSRDAVRRLLGRPKSVAEFKLKNEEVWDWRYLDATQKTRMFNVHFDRATGRVTGTSASPDPQANY; encoded by the coding sequence ATGAAAACATTGCTTGCAGGGCTGCTGGCACTGGCATGCCTGCTGCCGCTCGGCGGCTGCGACCGGGAAGGAGGTCCAATACAGGAGTTTGGCTTGGATAAACTGGCGAAAGGCATTTCCACCGAGTCTGATGTGCGCGGCGTGATGGGCCAGCCGGACACGGTGTGGGAAGAGGAAAGCGGCGCGCGCACGCTGGAATATCCGAAAGGGCCGGAAGGCAGCCGCACCTGGATGTTCGAGATCGACCGCAGCGGCAAGCTGGTGGATTACCGGCAGGTGCTGACCGAGGAAACCTTCGGGAAGATCAAGCCTGGCATGAGCAGGGATGCGGTCCGGCGCCTGCTGGGCAGGCCCAAGAGCGTGGCGGAATTCAAGCTCAAGAACGAGGAAGTGTGGGACTGGCGCTATCTCGACGCCACGCAGAAGACCCGCATGTTCAATGTGCATTTCGACCGTGCCACCGGGCGGGTGACCGGCACCTCGGCGTCGCCTGATCCCCAGGCGAATTACTGA
- a CDS encoding ATP-binding protein translates to METEVDALAKLAGASELEIYRRIFYASPDYIAFSRLSDGCFIDVNPGFERLLGFRREDVIGKTSYEVGIWPEFGADQRRAYAIKLHQERAVRDYPGYLRCADGRVIEVEASANIVDIHGEEVLIAIVRDVTERNRAAAALREADRRKDEFLAMLAHELRNPIAPISMAAQLLMGAPGDTARVDQLSQVIARQVGHMVGLVDDLLDVSRVTRGLVVLEQHALDLNTLLIDAVEQVRPLLDARRHRLTVQPSEEPACIFADRSRMVQIIANLLNNAAKYTPEGGAISLAISLQPEHVELAVTDNGIGIAPALLSQVFDLFTQAERSPDRSQGGLGLGLALVKSLTELHQGTVCASSGGIGQGSRFAVRLPRLRLPDMAPGHMQPELLDHAQVAAHPLRILLVDDNADAADTLAAFLKDAGHQVAVRYDVGGALATLEASLPEVCIFDIGLPDVDGYSLARRVRALPGGQDCRLLGLSGYGHERDRARALQAGFDEYFVKPVDTRCLLSQLSQWAA, encoded by the coding sequence ATGGAGACAGAGGTCGACGCGCTGGCCAAGCTTGCCGGCGCCAGCGAACTGGAGATATACCGGCGCATTTTCTATGCGTCGCCCGACTATATTGCCTTCAGCCGGCTGTCGGACGGCTGCTTCATCGACGTCAATCCGGGTTTCGAGCGCCTGCTCGGTTTCCGGCGCGAGGACGTAATCGGCAAGACTTCCTACGAAGTCGGCATCTGGCCGGAATTCGGCGCGGACCAGCGACGGGCCTATGCAATAAAACTGCACCAGGAACGGGCCGTGCGGGATTACCCCGGCTACCTGCGCTGCGCCGATGGCCGAGTGATCGAGGTCGAGGCATCTGCCAATATTGTCGACATCCATGGCGAGGAAGTGCTGATTGCGATCGTGCGCGATGTCACCGAGCGCAACCGCGCGGCCGCGGCATTGCGCGAAGCCGACCGCCGCAAGGATGAGTTCCTCGCAATGCTGGCGCACGAACTGCGCAACCCGATTGCGCCGATCAGCATGGCCGCGCAGCTGCTGATGGGAGCACCCGGCGATACGGCCCGCGTGGACCAGCTGAGCCAGGTTATTGCGCGGCAGGTCGGCCATATGGTGGGCCTGGTGGATGACTTGCTGGATGTGTCCCGCGTCACCCGCGGCCTGGTGGTTCTGGAGCAGCATGCGCTGGACCTGAACACGCTGCTGATCGACGCGGTCGAGCAGGTGCGCCCGCTGCTTGATGCGCGCCGCCACCGGCTGACGGTGCAGCCGTCCGAGGAGCCGGCCTGCATCTTCGCCGATCGCTCCCGGATGGTCCAGATCATCGCCAACCTGCTCAACAACGCGGCCAAATACACGCCGGAAGGCGGCGCCATCAGTCTTGCGATCAGCCTGCAGCCGGAGCATGTCGAACTGGCCGTCACCGACAATGGCATCGGCATAGCGCCAGCGCTGCTGTCCCAGGTGTTCGACCTGTTTACCCAGGCCGAGCGTTCGCCCGACCGGTCGCAGGGCGGGCTGGGCCTCGGGCTTGCGCTGGTCAAGAGCCTGACGGAGTTGCATCAGGGCACGGTATGCGCCAGCAGTGGCGGGATCGGGCAGGGCAGCCGTTTTGCCGTGCGCCTGCCGCGCCTGCGGCTGCCGGACATGGCGCCCGGACACATGCAGCCGGAACTGCTGGACCATGCGCAGGTGGCGGCCCATCCGCTGCGGATCCTGCTGGTGGATGACAATGCCGACGCTGCCGATACCCTGGCCGCCTTCCTGAAAGATGCCGGGCATCAGGTGGCGGTCAGGTATGACGTCGGCGGCGCGCTGGCCACGCTGGAAGCCAGCCTGCCGGAGGTCTGCATTTTCGATATCGGCCTGCCGGATGTCGATGGCTATAGCCTGGCGCGGCGCGTGCGCGCACTGCCGGGCGGTCAGGATTGCCGGCTGCTGGGCCTGAGCGGCTATGGCCACGAGCGGGATCGTGCCCGCGCCTTGCAGGCTGGCTTCGATGAGTATTTCGTCAAGCCGGTCGATACCCGCTGCCTGCTGTCGCAGCTGTCGCAATGGGCTGCCTGA
- a CDS encoding GNAT family N-acetyltransferase codes for MGLVLREATLADAPLLAELTRSAWRQTVAVTSSGHRETAVQVAEHLQHGGGFILLIDEQPAGAVRWLPVDGAADVWQILRMGVLPDYRGRHLSQHLLEAVLHHAQSCGVEELRLAVRAEQTRLVHLYAAYGFELAPELEYGLANPVEPPPVVMRRRLRR; via the coding sequence ATGGGCCTGGTGCTGCGCGAAGCCACGCTGGCCGATGCACCGTTGCTGGCGGAACTGACGCGGTCAGCGTGGCGCCAGACCGTGGCGGTGACATCCAGCGGCCACCGGGAAACCGCGGTACAGGTTGCGGAGCATTTGCAGCATGGCGGCGGCTTCATTCTGCTGATCGACGAGCAGCCGGCCGGCGCGGTGCGCTGGCTGCCGGTGGACGGCGCCGCCGATGTCTGGCAGATCCTGCGCATGGGCGTGCTGCCCGACTATCGCGGCAGGCACCTCTCGCAACATCTGCTGGAAGCGGTGCTGCATCATGCGCAGTCCTGCGGCGTTGAAGAGCTGAGGCTGGCAGTACGCGCCGAGCAGACCAGGCTGGTGCATCTGTACGCCGCTTACGGTTTCGAACTGGCGCCGGAGCTGGAATACGGGCTGGCCAATCCGGTCGAGCCGCCGCCGGTGGTGATGCGGCGCCGGCTGCGGCGCTGA
- a CDS encoding Hsp20/alpha crystallin family protein: protein MNVILRNRAFPVLNNRAFDSSFERLVGNLLDNAPLAPRVNVVETGAEYRIEAELPGVIREDIRISVDKKRVSIEAEAKVANEVAEGEKALLTERTARKFGRVFTLPTEVDDAAAVAKLENGVLSLTLPKKAADQPKQITVQ, encoded by the coding sequence ATGAATGTGATTCTGCGTAACCGTGCTTTTCCCGTCCTTAACAACCGCGCCTTCGACAGCAGCTTCGAGCGCCTGGTCGGCAACCTTCTCGACAACGCGCCGCTGGCGCCCCGGGTGAATGTGGTGGAAACCGGCGCCGAGTACCGAATCGAGGCGGAACTGCCTGGCGTGATTCGTGAAGACATCAGGATTTCGGTCGACAAGAAGCGCGTCTCGATCGAAGCCGAGGCGAAGGTGGCAAATGAAGTGGCCGAAGGCGAGAAAGCACTGCTGACCGAGCGCACTGCCCGCAAGTTCGGCCGCGTATTCACGCTGCCGACCGAAGTGGATGATGCCGCCGCAGTGGCCAAACTGGAAAACGGCGTGCTGAGCCTGACCCTGCCGAAAAAAGCGGCTGATCAGCCGAAGCAGATCACCGTCCAGTAA
- the gltX gene encoding glutamate--tRNA ligase, with translation MTVRTRFAPSPTGFLHLGGARTALFAWAYARRFEGVFILRIEDTDLERSTPEAVQAIIDGMQWLGLHHDEGPFYQMQRMDRYREVIAQMLEAGTAYYCYCTPEEVEAMRERQRALGEKPRYDGTWRPEPGKTLPPVPEGRKPVVRFRNPADGEVTWEDAVKGPITIANREMDDLIIARPDGTPTYNFCVVVDDWDMRITHVIRGDDHVNNTPRQINILKALGATPPIYGHVPMILGADGEKLSKRHGAVSVMEYPAQGYLPEAMLNYLARLGWSHGDEEVFTMEQFCSWFDLDHLSRSPAQFNPEKLAWLNNHYIKAADNERLADLARPQLERDGADFSGAPPLPAVIALMKERAATVVELADAAMLFYRQPRPDPALLAQHLTGAVQPALADYAERLKTVAWDKASLSAMLKDVLAAHKLKMPQLAMPLRLLLTGQLQTPSIDAVVELFGRNAVLARLHR, from the coding sequence ATGACCGTACGCACCCGCTTCGCTCCCAGCCCGACCGGCTTTCTCCACCTGGGCGGCGCCCGCACCGCGCTGTTCGCCTGGGCCTATGCCCGCCGCTTCGAAGGCGTGTTCATCCTGCGCATCGAGGACACCGATCTGGAACGTTCCACGCCGGAAGCGGTCCAGGCCATCATCGACGGCATGCAGTGGCTGGGCCTGCATCACGACGAAGGCCCGTTCTACCAGATGCAGCGCATGGACCGCTACCGCGAGGTGATCGCCCAGATGCTCGAGGCCGGCACCGCCTATTACTGCTATTGCACGCCGGAAGAGGTGGAGGCCATGCGCGAGCGCCAGCGCGCCCTCGGCGAAAAGCCGCGCTACGACGGCACCTGGCGCCCCGAGCCGGGCAAGACCCTGCCGCCGGTGCCGGAAGGCCGCAAGCCGGTGGTGCGTTTCCGTAATCCGGCCGACGGCGAGGTCACCTGGGAAGATGCGGTCAAGGGCCCGATCACCATCGCCAACCGCGAGATGGACGACCTGATCATTGCGCGCCCCGATGGCACGCCCACCTATAACTTCTGCGTGGTGGTGGACGACTGGGACATGCGCATCACCCATGTGATCCGCGGCGACGACCATGTCAACAACACGCCGCGCCAGATCAATATCCTCAAGGCGCTCGGCGCCACGCCGCCGATCTACGGCCATGTGCCGATGATCCTCGGCGCCGACGGCGAAAAGCTGTCCAAGCGGCACGGCGCGGTCAGCGTGATGGAGTACCCGGCCCAGGGCTATCTGCCGGAAGCCATGCTGAACTATCTGGCGCGGCTGGGCTGGAGCCATGGCGACGAGGAGGTTTTCACGATGGAACAGTTCTGCAGCTGGTTCGACCTGGATCACCTGTCGCGCTCGCCCGCCCAGTTCAATCCTGAAAAGCTGGCCTGGCTGAATAATCACTACATCAAGGCGGCCGACAACGAGCGGCTGGCCGACCTGGCCCGGCCGCAGCTGGAGCGGGATGGCGCCGACTTCAGCGGCGCGCCGCCCTTGCCGGCGGTGATTGCCCTGATGAAGGAACGCGCCGCCACGGTGGTGGAGCTGGCCGATGCGGCGATGCTGTTCTACCGCCAGCCACGGCCGGATCCGGCCTTGCTGGCCCAGCACCTGACCGGCGCGGTGCAGCCGGCGCTGGCGGACTATGCCGAGCGGCTGAAGACGGTTGCCTGGGACAAGGCGTCGCTGTCGGCCATGCTCAAGGACGTGCTGGCGGCCCACAAGCTGAAAATGCCGCAACTGGCCATGCCGCTGCGCCTGCTGCTGACCGGCCAGTTGCAGACGCCGTCGATCGATGCGGTGGTGGAGCTGTTTGGTCGGAATGCGGTGCTGGCGCGCCTTCATCGGTAA